A window of the Coprobacter fastidiosus genome harbors these coding sequences:
- a CDS encoding peptidylprolyl isomerase encodes MKNKWLLLSLCAGYSFALCAQNPENDPVLMKVNGKSIKKSEFEYIYKKNNQQQTDSKSLDEYLELFKNYKLKVAEAEACGLDTTRSFRTELAGYRAQLVQPYLVDREMDDRLAKEAYDRLKENVEVSHILFRVNPGMTDTEKDKVYQKAKSVLERIRKGEDFGKLAKEYSEDPSVKRNGGYLGYIGGFMTVYPFETAAYTTPVGSVSEPVLSQFGYHLIKVSDRRPDPGERLTAHIMLMLPSNASDEVKKEKEKQIREIYQQIIQGADFAELAKEKSEDKNSAQRGGELPWISTGRIVKEYEDAAYALKNKGDVSEPVLSPYGWHIIKLLDTRGLKPFEELKPDIMRRIGRDERSNKGQKSLIEKLKVEYAFNMNAGEKAKLEKFAVETSPMDTLFLNNISKDQSVLFSLDGRDWTVADLGNFMKNSKSAQGAFHGGNVTYLNKQIDAFVDNEILHYEDTKLETKYPEFRNLMNEYRDGILLFDISNREVWEKASNDVAGLQKYFKAHKKQYTWDQPRYKGYLIQCDDKALIKTIKKRIKSLPADSVVFYVNKEFNTDSIKHVKIEKGLFQKGDNKKVDNLAFKEGELSVDEKFPVVFIVGKMLKKGPESYTDMKGQVTADYQNYLEKIWVQNLNKKYPVEINKDVLKTVNVQ; translated from the coding sequence ATGAAAAACAAATGGTTATTATTATCCTTGTGTGCCGGTTATTCATTTGCTTTGTGTGCACAGAATCCGGAAAATGATCCTGTATTGATGAAGGTGAATGGAAAAAGCATTAAGAAATCGGAATTCGAATATATTTATAAAAAAAATAATCAACAACAGACAGATTCCAAATCGTTGGATGAATATCTGGAATTGTTTAAAAATTACAAGTTGAAGGTCGCTGAAGCAGAAGCATGCGGATTGGATACTACACGCTCTTTTCGTACGGAGCTTGCCGGTTATCGTGCACAGTTGGTACAGCCGTATTTAGTAGATAGAGAAATGGATGACCGGTTAGCAAAAGAGGCTTATGACCGATTAAAAGAAAATGTTGAAGTAAGTCATATTTTGTTTAGGGTAAATCCGGGAATGACAGATACCGAAAAAGATAAAGTTTATCAAAAAGCTAAATCTGTTTTGGAACGTATCCGCAAAGGAGAGGATTTTGGAAAGTTGGCAAAAGAGTATTCTGAAGATCCTTCGGTAAAACGAAATGGCGGATATTTAGGATATATAGGAGGATTTATGACAGTATATCCTTTTGAAACGGCAGCCTATACAACTCCGGTCGGAAGCGTTTCTGAGCCGGTTTTGTCCCAGTTTGGTTATCATTTGATAAAAGTTTCCGATCGTCGTCCCGATCCGGGAGAACGGCTTACGGCACATATTATGTTGATGTTGCCTTCGAATGCTTCAGATGAAGTGAAAAAAGAAAAAGAAAAGCAAATACGAGAAATATATCAGCAGATAATTCAAGGCGCAGATTTTGCCGAATTGGCTAAAGAGAAATCTGAAGATAAAAATTCCGCTCAACGGGGAGGAGAGCTTCCTTGGATATCTACCGGACGCATTGTAAAGGAGTATGAAGATGCTGCTTATGCTTTGAAGAATAAAGGAGATGTGTCCGAACCTGTTTTGAGCCCTTATGGATGGCATATTATTAAATTGTTGGATACAAGGGGATTGAAGCCGTTTGAAGAATTGAAACCCGATATTATGAGACGAATAGGACGTGATGAGAGATCCAATAAAGGACAAAAATCTCTGATCGAAAAACTGAAAGTCGAATATGCGTTTAATATGAATGCGGGAGAGAAAGCAAAATTGGAAAAGTTTGCAGTAGAGACGAGTCCTATGGATACGTTGTTTTTGAATAATATCAGTAAAGACCAATCTGTGTTGTTCAGTTTGGACGGGAGAGACTGGACTGTGGCCGATTTGGGGAATTTTATGAAAAATTCGAAGTCTGCACAAGGCGCATTTCATGGTGGTAATGTAACCTATTTAAATAAACAAATAGATGCATTTGTCGATAATGAAATATTACATTATGAGGATACTAAGCTGGAGACGAAATATCCCGAATTCAGAAATTTGATGAATGAGTATCGTGATGGAATACTCTTGTTCGACATAAGTAATCGTGAAGTATGGGAAAAAGCGTCTAATGATGTTGCCGGATTACAGAAATATTTTAAAGCTCATAAAAAACAATATACCTGGGATCAACCTCGTTATAAAGGGTATTTGATACAATGTGATGATAAGGCTTTGATCAAAACGATCAAGAAAAGAATTAAATCGTTGCCTGCTGATTCTGTTGTTTTTTATGTCAATAAAGAGTTTAATACCGACAGTATTAAACATGTGAAGATCGAGAAAGGGCTTTTCCAAAAAGGAGATAATAAAAAAGTCGATAATTTGGCATTTAAGGAAGGCGAATTGTCTGTAGATGAAAAATTTCCGGTCGTTTTTATTGTTGGAAAAATGCTGAAGAAAGGTCCTGAGTCATATACTGATATGAAAGGTCAGGTGACGGCTGATTATCAGAACTATCTTGAAAAGATTTGGGTACAAAATTTAAATAAAAAGTATCCGGTTGAAATAAATAAAGATGTTCTAAAAACAGTTAATGTGCAATAG